The stretch of DNA TATTAAACTTGCTTTGAAGTCAAAAATTGGAAATTGAAATTCCGGTATTGTAAATAATGTTGAAGATGTAACTGTAGAAAAGTCAATCATTCCAAAAGCTAAAGCTGCAATATATCCACAGATGATAGCAATAAGGATTGGAATTGTTCCTAAAAATTTTCTAAATACAACTGAACCTAAAATCGCAACTGAAAGAGTGATTAAAAATACATAAACATCAGCATTAGTTGAAGTTTCAGTCAATATATTTGCACCTATTTTTCCGCCTCTTATTGTATTTCCTGCAAGTTCAAGACCAATAAGAGAAACAACAGCACCCATTGCTGCAGGTGGAAGCACAATATTTATCCAATCTGTTCTGAATTTATAGATTAAATACGCTAAGATACAACCTAAAAATCCTGTTGTAGCAAAAGCACCGAGTGCATATCTATAACCCATAGTATTTATAATAACGGTACCTACTCCCAAAAAGGCAAAACTTGAACCTAAATAGGCGGGTGCCTTTCCTTTTGTTATAAAAATAAACAACAATGTACCTATACCATTCATCAAAAGAACAATACCGGGGTTTACATTAAATAAAATTGGAACTAAAACTGAAGCTCCAAACATAGCAAAAGTATGTTGTAAACTCAAAGGTATAAGCATTGTAACAGGAACTTTGTCCCTTACGCCAATAATTTCTTTATTATTCATAAATCCTCCTTTGACTTAAGTCTTAAAAATATAAAAAAAATGAAATAACAACAGCTATTTCATTAATAATTAAATATAATATTTTTTAAGACAGTAAGTCCATTATTAAAATTAAAAAAGAGAGTCGTCAAAACAAAATCAAAATAATTAAATATATTTTCTTTAGAAAACTTAATTAAATTTGTCATAACATACCTCCTTAAATTTATTTTTACAATTATACAGCATAAAACACAAAAAGTAAAGTCTTAAATTTCATAAATTTATTAAAAATTAAAGATTTCATTTTGACTTTTAGTATGATATAATTTAATTGAATATATCTAGTTTTAAAAATAGAGTTTTATTTTACTATAAATTATTTAGGAGTAAGAAATGGAAGATTATTTATCTAAAGTTAAAAAATATATTATTCTTCAAGTAGTACTGGATTTTATTGGAGTTATTTGTTTAGCATTAACTCCATTGATTCAAAAGTGGTTATTTGATTATGGATTACAAAGCACGTCAAGTCAAATAATTTTAGCAATTCTATTATATGCTTTATTACTTGGAATTTATTCATTAATGCAATATTTTTGTATTTTAGTAGCATTTAAATCAGGGATTTCATTTGAAACAAGACTTAAAAAGAATTTTTTTGATAAAATTTTTAATATGAATAGTAAAGTTTTTAAAGAGAAGCCAATAGGGGAATATATTTCTATTCAATCCAACGATATTACTGCATTAGAACAAGATTATTTACAACCTATTGTAGATGTAATTCGTTCGGTAAATATGATGTTGATTTATGGAGTTATTATCTTTATGAATATCAACTACAAAATTGGTATGGTTGTAGTTTTATCTTCTATTTTTGCAATTTTAATTCCAAAGATATTCGGAAAAATGTTGGATAATAGCAGAAGTAAATACCAAAGGTATCTTGGAAAATATACTTCAACTATTTCTGATTTGCTTGAAGGTTTTGGCTTAATAAATTCTAAAACAATTGAAAATATAAAAAATAGACATAATGAAATTCTACATAAAACTGCGGATAAAAGATATGAATTTGGAAAGAAAAAAGCACTGGTACTTGGATTAAGTGATTTAATGACAAAAATGGTTAGGGCATTAACTTTTGCAATTGTAGGATATTTATTCTATAAAAAAGAGATAACAGTAGGTGTTGCAATAGCAACACTAAGCTATTCTTCTGCATTTATTTACCCTATTGATAGTTTGCTCTATGACATTACTGCTATACGTTCAGTTAATTCTACAAAACAAAATATCCTTTCGTTTTTAAATCAAAAATCAGAAACAGAAAACAAAAAAGAATTGGAAAATTTTAAAAATGAGCTGATTTTTGATAATGTAAAATTCACAGTTGATAAACTACAACTAGAAGATATAAACTTAAAAATAGAAAAAGGGAAAAAATATGCAATTGTTGGCAAATCAGGAGCTGGAAAGTCAACTTTTTTAAATTTATTACTTGGAATACATAAGCCAAATCAGGGGAAAGTCATTATTGACGGAGAAAATGTAAGAGAGCTTAATTTATCAAATACATTGCTTTATATGAGTCAACATGAGCATATTTATCGTGCATCTGTAAAAGAAAATATAACTGTTTTTGATTCATATTTCTATGATTATATTCCGGATAATGCTAATGAAGTTGCAATAATCAAGGATATTCTTGGTAGAAATACTGCTGACTGTTCAAATTTTAGTGGTGGAGAAAAAAGAGTCCTCGCATTTCTTCGTATATTGTGTAGAAAAGGAGAGATACTGGTTTTAGACGAACCTTTTACAGGTATTGATACTGAAAGTGTCTTAAAATTAGAGGATATTTTATTGAAATCAGATCAAACAGTTTTGATTGTAACACATAATACATCTACTGAGCATCTTAAAAAATTTGATAATATAATTAAGGTGATAGATGGAAAAGTATTTATTGAAGATGTAAATTAAAAATATTTTTAAAGAAACGGCTAATGAATGAAATAGCCGTTTTTTATGTTTAAATTATGTAAAATGATTTAACATACATACTTTTCTGTAAAATTTTAAGTATAAAAAATATATTATATTTAAG from Parvimonas micra encodes:
- a CDS encoding ATP-binding cassette domain-containing protein, whose amino-acid sequence is MEDYLSKVKKYIILQVVLDFIGVICLALTPLIQKWLFDYGLQSTSSQIILAILLYALLLGIYSLMQYFCILVAFKSGISFETRLKKNFFDKIFNMNSKVFKEKPIGEYISIQSNDITALEQDYLQPIVDVIRSVNMMLIYGVIIFMNINYKIGMVVVLSSIFAILIPKIFGKMLDNSRSKYQRYLGKYTSTISDLLEGFGLINSKTIENIKNRHNEILHKTADKRYEFGKKKALVLGLSDLMTKMVRALTFAIVGYLFYKKEITVGVAIATLSYSSAFIYPIDSLLYDITAIRSVNSTKQNILSFLNQKSETENKKELENFKNELIFDNVKFTVDKLQLEDINLKIEKGKKYAIVGKSGAGKSTFLNLLLGIHKPNQGKVIIDGENVRELNLSNTLLYMSQHEHIYRASVKENITVFDSYFYDYIPDNANEVAIIKDILGRNTADCSNFSGGEKRVLAFLRILCRKGEILVLDEPFTGIDTESVLKLEDILLKSDQTVLIVTHNTSTEHLKKFDNIIKVIDGKVFIEDVN
- the uraA gene encoding uracil permease, translated to MNNKEIIGVRDKVPVTMLIPLSLQHTFAMFGASVLVPILFNVNPGIVLLMNGIGTLLFIFITKGKAPAYLGSSFAFLGVGTVIINTMGYRYALGAFATTGFLGCILAYLIYKFRTDWINIVLPPAAMGAVVSLIGLELAGNTIRGGKIGANILTETSTNADVYVFLITLSVAILGSVVFRKFLGTIPILIAIICGYIAALAFGMIDFSTVTSSTLFTIPEFQFPIFDFKASLIMLPALLVITSEHISHQVVTSNIIGKNLLEDPGLHRSIFADNFSTMLSALVGGVPTTTYGENIGVMAVTKVYSVYVIAGAAVISICMAFFAPLSMLIQSIPGNVIGGITFLLYGMIGTSGIRLLVDSKVDYSNSQNLILTSVVFVTGLSGISINFFGMQLKGMVLASMVAVVLSLIFHFLNKFGLSNHK